Proteins encoded in a region of the Desulforamulus hydrothermalis Lam5 = DSM 18033 genome:
- a CDS encoding CoB--CoM heterodisulfide reductase iron-sulfur subunit A family protein has product MANKSILVVGGGISGITAAVEAAEVGYEVFLVEKNPYLGGKVSQINEYFPKLCPPNCGLEINFQRIKKNPKIRVITMAEVESISGQEGNFNVSVKVNPRYVTDGCTGCGKCTEVCPVERADDFNFGLSKTKAVYLPQPFAYPMKYVIDSAACSGASCGKCAEVCEYKAIDLTMSAKTMQLNVGAVVWATGWDSYPVEKLANYGSGTVTNAISNLMMERLAALTGPTGGKIVRPSDGKEPQNIAFVQCAGSRDENHQKACSSVCCMATLKQISYVKKQYPDAKVTIYYMDIRAMGKHEDFYNKIKEYDITMIKGKPSEIKEDPATKDVIVLAENQITQEITELKYDLVVLATGMAPATAAAKVPAEVAYDVDGFVLSGSVPGIYAAGCVAKPGDVASSVQGATAAVLKAIQSSVRG; this is encoded by the coding sequence ATGGCAAATAAAAGCATATTAGTGGTTGGCGGCGGCATTAGTGGAATAACCGCTGCCGTGGAAGCTGCCGAAGTGGGTTATGAGGTGTTCTTGGTTGAAAAGAACCCCTACCTGGGCGGTAAAGTTTCCCAAATTAACGAATACTTCCCCAAATTGTGCCCGCCAAACTGCGGCTTGGAAATCAACTTCCAGAGAATTAAAAAGAACCCTAAAATTAGAGTTATAACCATGGCTGAGGTTGAAAGTATCTCCGGCCAAGAAGGCAATTTCAACGTTTCCGTTAAAGTTAACCCACGTTACGTCACAGATGGCTGCACAGGTTGCGGCAAATGCACAGAAGTATGCCCGGTGGAGCGGGCGGATGATTTTAACTTTGGCTTATCAAAAACCAAGGCTGTTTACTTGCCGCAACCCTTTGCCTATCCCATGAAGTACGTTATTGACAGTGCTGCCTGCTCAGGTGCTTCCTGCGGCAAGTGTGCCGAGGTGTGTGAATATAAGGCTATTGATTTAACCATGAGCGCCAAAACCATGCAGCTGAATGTGGGTGCTGTAGTTTGGGCCACCGGGTGGGACTCATATCCGGTAGAGAAACTGGCTAACTATGGCAGCGGCACGGTTACCAACGCCATTTCCAACCTTATGATGGAAAGACTGGCTGCCCTTACCGGACCTACCGGCGGCAAGATTGTGCGCCCTTCGGACGGCAAAGAGCCGCAAAATATTGCTTTTGTCCAGTGCGCCGGTTCCCGGGACGAAAATCACCAAAAGGCCTGTTCATCGGTTTGCTGCATGGCTACTTTGAAACAAATCAGTTATGTTAAAAAACAATATCCCGATGCCAAAGTAACAATCTATTATATGGATATCCGGGCAATGGGCAAGCATGAAGATTTCTATAATAAAATAAAAGAATACGACATTACCATGATTAAGGGTAAACCTTCTGAAATTAAGGAAGATCCCGCAACCAAGGATGTTATTGTACTGGCAGAAAACCAGATAACTCAGGAAATTACCGAGTTGAAGTATGACCTGGTAGTTCTGGCCACCGGTATGGCGCCGGCCACCGCCGCTGCCAAAGTTCCTGCCGAGGTTGCCTATGACGTAGATGGTTTTGTATTAAGCGGTTCCGTTCCCGGTATTTATGCTGCAGGTTGCGTAGCAAAACCGGGAGATGTTGCATCTTCTGTACAAGGTGCCACTGCCGCTGTACTAAAAGCCATTCAATCTTCAGTGAGGGGGTAA